The following proteins are co-located in the Microbacterium sp. SORGH_AS_0888 genome:
- the rpsB gene encoding 30S ribosomal protein S2, whose amino-acid sequence MAVVTIRQLLDSGVHFGHQTRRWNPKVKRFILTERSGIHIIDLQQSLSYIDKAYEFVKETVAHGGTILFVGTKKQAQEVLAEQATRVGQPYVNQRWLGGLLTNFQTVSKRLARMKELEELDYENPAESGFTKKELLLKKRELDKLHKSLGGIRNLTKTPSAIWVVDAKREHLAVNEAAKLGIPVIGILDTNADPDEFQYPIPGNDDAIRSVGLLTRIIADAAAEGLIQRHQPADDAEPAEPLAEWERELLEQGTPVVTEPAEVAVEATESAADEAGAAAHDEAIADAAGTTTDEVAEAEAADK is encoded by the coding sequence ATGGCCGTCGTCACCATTCGCCAGCTGCTCGACAGCGGCGTGCACTTCGGACACCAGACCCGCCGGTGGAACCCGAAGGTCAAGCGCTTCATCCTCACGGAGCGCAGCGGCATCCACATCATCGACCTCCAGCAGTCGCTGTCGTACATCGACAAGGCCTACGAGTTCGTCAAGGAGACCGTCGCGCACGGCGGCACCATCCTCTTCGTGGGCACCAAGAAGCAGGCGCAGGAGGTGCTCGCCGAGCAGGCCACCCGCGTCGGCCAGCCCTACGTGAACCAGCGCTGGCTCGGTGGCCTCCTCACCAACTTCCAGACCGTCTCCAAGCGCCTCGCGCGGATGAAGGAGCTCGAGGAGCTCGACTACGAGAACCCGGCTGAGAGCGGCTTCACCAAGAAGGAGCTCCTGCTCAAGAAGCGCGAGCTCGACAAGCTGCACAAGTCGCTGGGCGGCATCCGCAACCTCACCAAGACGCCGTCGGCGATCTGGGTCGTCGACGCGAAGCGCGAGCACCTCGCCGTCAACGAGGCCGCCAAGCTCGGCATCCCCGTCATCGGCATCCTCGACACGAACGCCGACCCGGACGAGTTCCAGTACCCGATCCCCGGCAACGACGACGCGATCCGCTCGGTCGGCCTGCTGACCCGCATCATCGCGGACGCCGCCGCCGAGGGCCTCATCCAGCGCCACCAGCCGGCTGACGACGCCGAGCCCGCCGAGCCCCTGGCCGAGTGGGAGCGCGAGCTGCTCGAGCAGGGCACGCCGGTCGTCACCGAGCCGGCAGAGGTCGCCGTCGAGGCGACCGAGTCGGCCGCGGACGAGGCAGGCGCCGCTGCCCACGACGAGGCCATCGCGGATGCCGCCGGCACGACGACCGACGAGGTCGCCGAGGCCGAGGCCGCCGACAAGTAA
- a CDS encoding tyrosine recombinase XerC gives MRLSEAIEPWCEHLARVRRLSPATVRAYRGDLRDLAATIGEDADLVRVDLEELRQWLWQATGRGDSRATLARRTAAVRGFFAWATESGLVDVDPSLRLVSAKRGRSLPVVGTVDAVAGVLEKAAERGEGGDPVALRDGALLELLYGSALRVSELCGIRGDDLDEERRTVRVVGKGDKERVVPFGGSAARALAEYLARGRPALASRASQHGRPPADRVFLGARGGALGPRAVYDVVNRALGPALGAPAVGPHVLRHSAATHLLDGGADLRAVQEILGHASLGTTQIYTHVSSERLAAVYRQAHPRA, from the coding sequence ATGCGACTGTCCGAGGCGATCGAACCCTGGTGCGAGCACCTCGCCCGGGTACGGCGTCTCTCGCCCGCCACGGTTCGCGCCTATCGCGGTGATCTGCGCGACCTCGCCGCGACGATCGGTGAGGACGCCGACCTCGTGCGGGTGGATCTCGAGGAGCTCCGGCAATGGCTGTGGCAGGCCACCGGGCGCGGCGACAGCCGCGCGACGCTCGCCCGGCGCACGGCCGCCGTGCGCGGCTTCTTCGCCTGGGCGACCGAGTCCGGACTCGTGGACGTCGATCCGTCCCTGCGACTCGTGAGCGCCAAGCGAGGGCGGAGCCTCCCCGTCGTCGGAACCGTCGACGCCGTCGCAGGAGTGCTCGAGAAGGCCGCCGAGCGCGGGGAGGGGGGCGACCCCGTCGCGCTGCGGGACGGAGCGCTGCTGGAGCTGCTCTACGGGTCCGCCCTCCGCGTCTCCGAGCTCTGCGGCATCCGTGGGGATGATCTCGACGAGGAACGCCGTACGGTCCGGGTCGTCGGAAAGGGCGACAAGGAACGCGTCGTGCCCTTCGGCGGGTCCGCCGCGCGGGCGCTCGCCGAGTACCTCGCGCGCGGCCGGCCGGCGCTGGCGAGCCGCGCTTCGCAGCATGGCCGTCCGCCCGCGGACCGCGTCTTCCTGGGCGCGCGGGGCGGCGCGCTCGGACCGCGCGCGGTCTACGACGTGGTCAACCGCGCGCTCGGGCCGGCGCTCGGCGCCCCCGCCGTGGGGCCGCACGTCCTGCGCCACTCCGCCGCGACCCACCTGCTCGACGGCGGCGCGGACCTGCGAGCGGTGCAGGAGATCCTGGGCCATGCGAGCCTCGGCACGACCCAGATCTACACGCACGTCTCCAGCGAGCGGCTCGCCGCCGTGTACCGCCAGGCCCACCCGCGCGCCTGA
- a CDS encoding murein hydrolase activator EnvC, which produces MSRAAVLALLGVLALLAPLAVAPGAGAADASAAADGASPAWDWPLRAPRIVRGYVRPPHPYGAGHRGIDLTGTDDVVRAPADGVVAFAGDVAGRPVLTIDHGDGWVSSFEPVATAMRPGTAVLRGQQVGEITASGHGAPGVLHLGARRDGEYVNPLLLLGGVPRAVLLPCC; this is translated from the coding sequence ATGTCGCGTGCCGCCGTCCTCGCCCTGCTGGGGGTGCTCGCGCTGCTCGCTCCGCTCGCCGTCGCGCCGGGCGCGGGGGCGGCGGATGCGTCGGCCGCGGCCGACGGCGCCTCCCCCGCCTGGGACTGGCCGCTCCGGGCACCACGGATCGTCCGCGGCTACGTGCGACCGCCGCATCCCTACGGCGCGGGCCACCGCGGCATCGACCTGACCGGTACGGATGATGTCGTGCGGGCGCCGGCCGACGGGGTGGTGGCCTTCGCGGGCGATGTCGCCGGGCGCCCGGTGCTGACCATCGACCACGGGGACGGGTGGGTGAGCTCGTTCGAGCCCGTGGCGACCGCGATGCGGCCGGGGACGGCCGTGCTTCGCGGCCAGCAGGTGGGGGAGATCACGGCGAGCGGGCACGGAGCACCGGGCGTCCTGCACCTGGGCGCGCGCCGGGACGGCGAGTACGTGAATCCGCTGCTGCTGCTGGGCGGTGTTCCGCGCGCCGTGCTCCTGCCCTGCTGCTGA
- the tsf gene encoding translation elongation factor Ts yields MANFTIADIKALREQLGTGMVDTKKALEEADGDVEKAVEILRLKGAKGNAKRADRSTSEGLVVAREKDGAVTLVELACETDFVAKNDRFIALADKVADAAAAAGADSVEAALAAPAGDQTVEQLISDEAAIIGEKVELRRVRTLTGDAFEVYLHKTSKDLPPQIGVVVAYSGSDAETARSIAQHISFANPSYLSRADVPEEDVEKEREIVTEISRNEGKPEAALPKIVEGRVNAYFKQVALLDQDYAKDNKLSVAKVAQDAGITITDFARFKVGA; encoded by the coding sequence ATGGCAAACTTCACGATCGCTGACATCAAGGCCCTGCGCGAGCAGCTGGGCACCGGCATGGTCGACACCAAGAAGGCACTCGAGGAGGCCGACGGCGACGTCGAGAAGGCCGTCGAGATCCTGCGCCTGAAGGGTGCGAAGGGCAACGCCAAGCGCGCGGACCGTTCCACGAGCGAGGGCCTGGTCGTCGCGCGTGAGAAGGATGGCGCCGTGACACTCGTCGAGCTCGCCTGCGAGACCGACTTCGTCGCGAAGAACGACCGCTTCATCGCCCTGGCCGACAAGGTCGCCGACGCGGCCGCGGCCGCGGGCGCCGACTCGGTGGAGGCCGCGCTGGCCGCTCCCGCCGGCGACCAGACCGTCGAGCAGCTGATCTCCGACGAGGCGGCCATCATCGGCGAGAAGGTCGAGCTGCGGCGCGTGCGCACCCTCACGGGCGACGCCTTCGAGGTCTACCTGCACAAGACCAGCAAGGACCTGCCCCCGCAGATCGGCGTCGTGGTCGCGTACTCCGGCTCGGACGCCGAGACGGCGCGCTCGATCGCTCAGCACATCTCGTTCGCCAACCCGTCCTACCTCTCCCGTGCCGACGTGCCGGAGGAGGATGTCGAGAAGGAGCGCGAGATCGTCACCGAGATCTCCCGCAACGAGGGCAAGCCCGAGGCCGCTCTGCCGAAGATCGTCGAAGGGCGCGTCAACGCGTACTTCAAGCAGGTCGCCCTCCTCGACCAGGACTACGCGAAGGACAACAAGCTGTCCGTCGCGAAGGTCGCGCAGGACGCCGGCATCACGATCACCGACTTCGCTCGGTTCAAGGTCGGCGCGTAG
- the dprA gene encoding DNA-processing protein DprA, with the protein MTAPPLDALLTAAGEASAVAGAPDDPATPERAARALWATLAEPGDGVAGALVAALGAAESYRRVFVAQDGRAASDAGIAPAELRAGTARWIPRLGEHALARTLVGASRCHARLLTPDSEHWPAGADDLGAHAPLCVWVRGRVPRFDAAQGAVAVVGARAATAYGEHVAGELAAGIAESGALVVSGGAYGIDGAAHRGALAVRGSTVAVLAGGADTLYPRGHTDLLERILRDGGALVSEVPCGTAPTRWRFLARNRLIAAFSAATVVVEAGARSGSLNTAGHAASIGRPLGAVPGPVTSAASIGCHRLLRDYDARCVTSAAEALELIGRGEPEPLDLGEWTGDRTRLRDALSRTTFREPGQVAARSGMAISEVEALLGALLLEGAVEHGAAGWRLRSG; encoded by the coding sequence GTGACGGCCCCGCCGCTCGACGCGCTGCTCACCGCGGCGGGGGAGGCCTCCGCGGTCGCGGGGGCGCCGGACGACCCCGCGACGCCCGAGCGGGCGGCCCGGGCGCTGTGGGCGACCCTCGCCGAGCCGGGCGACGGCGTGGCGGGTGCGCTCGTCGCCGCGTTGGGCGCCGCCGAGTCCTACCGTCGGGTCTTCGTGGCCCAGGACGGCCGCGCGGCCTCGGATGCCGGGATCGCGCCGGCCGAGCTGCGCGCGGGCACGGCGCGATGGATCCCGAGGCTGGGGGAGCACGCCCTCGCGCGGACGCTCGTGGGCGCATCCCGCTGCCACGCGCGACTGCTGACGCCCGACTCCGAGCACTGGCCGGCGGGCGCCGACGACCTGGGCGCCCATGCGCCCCTGTGCGTGTGGGTACGCGGCCGTGTGCCGCGGTTCGACGCCGCGCAGGGAGCCGTCGCGGTCGTCGGGGCGCGCGCGGCCACCGCCTACGGCGAGCACGTGGCGGGCGAGCTCGCCGCGGGCATCGCCGAAAGCGGAGCGCTCGTCGTCTCCGGCGGTGCGTACGGCATCGACGGTGCGGCGCACCGGGGCGCGCTCGCGGTGCGCGGGAGCACCGTGGCGGTGCTCGCCGGCGGCGCCGACACGCTCTACCCACGCGGTCACACCGACCTGCTCGAGCGCATCCTCCGCGACGGCGGCGCCCTCGTCTCCGAGGTCCCGTGCGGCACGGCTCCCACGCGCTGGCGTTTTCTCGCGCGCAACCGGCTGATCGCCGCGTTCTCCGCTGCCACCGTCGTCGTGGAGGCGGGGGCGCGCAGCGGCTCGCTGAACACCGCGGGGCATGCGGCGTCGATCGGTCGCCCACTGGGCGCCGTGCCAGGTCCGGTGACGAGTGCGGCGTCCATCGGCTGTCATCGGCTGCTGCGGGACTACGACGCGCGCTGCGTCACCTCGGCCGCCGAGGCGTTGGAGCTGATCGGCCGCGGCGAGCCGGAACCGCTCGACCTGGGCGAGTGGACCGGCGACCGCACGCGGCTGCGTGACGCCCTGAGCCGCACGACGTTCCGTGAGCCGGGTCAGGTGGCCGCACGCAGCGGCATGGCGATCTCGGAGGTCGAGGCGCTGCTGGGGGCATTGCTCCTCGAGGGCGCCGTCGAGCACGGCGCCGCGGGGTGGCGACTCCGAAGCGGGTGA
- the frr gene encoding ribosome recycling factor, producing MIADVLSETEARMDRAVEAAKEDFSTVRTGRANPQMFQKILVEYYGTPTPLAQLASLTNVEARTIVISPYDKSALKAIEDAIRNTPNLGANPTNDGNIVRVTMPELTEERRKEYVKLARSKGEDAKVHVRGIRRKAKDDLDALKSEIGEDELVRAEKELDALTRAHVDAIDEALKRKEAELLEV from the coding sequence GTGATCGCCGACGTTCTGAGCGAGACCGAGGCCCGTATGGATCGGGCCGTCGAGGCCGCCAAGGAGGACTTCTCCACGGTGCGCACGGGGCGTGCGAACCCGCAGATGTTCCAGAAGATCCTGGTCGAGTACTACGGCACGCCCACGCCCCTCGCCCAGCTCGCCTCGCTCACGAACGTCGAGGCCCGCACGATCGTCATCTCGCCCTACGACAAGTCGGCGCTGAAGGCGATCGAGGATGCGATCCGCAACACCCCGAACCTCGGCGCCAACCCGACCAATGACGGCAACATCGTCCGCGTCACGATGCCCGAGCTCACGGAAGAGCGCCGCAAGGAGTACGTCAAGCTCGCGCGCAGCAAGGGAGAGGACGCGAAGGTCCACGTCCGCGGCATCCGCCGCAAGGCGAAGGACGACCTGGACGCCTTGAAGTCCGAGATCGGCGAGGACGAGCTCGTCCGCGCCGAGAAGGAGCTCGACGCCCTCACGCGCGCGCACGTCGACGCCATCGACGAGGCACTCAAGCGCAAAGAGGCAGAACTCCTCGAGGTCTGA
- the pyrH gene encoding UMP kinase — MDESTGRRRVLLKLSGEAFGGGSLGVNPDVVSQIAREIAEAADDVEISVVVGGGNFFRGAELSQRGMDRGRADYMGMLGTVMNALALQDFLEQAGAATRVQSAIAMTQVAEPYIPRRAQRHMAKGRVVIFGAGAGLPYFSTDTVAAQRALEIGADEVLVAKNGVDGVYTADPKKDPTATKIDRITYNDALVRGLKVVDSTAFSLCMDNRIDMRVFGMEPAGNVTRALRGELIGTLVTA, encoded by the coding sequence ATGGACGAGTCCACCGGGCGACGCCGGGTGCTGTTGAAGCTGTCGGGAGAGGCGTTCGGAGGTGGCTCGCTCGGGGTCAACCCCGATGTCGTGAGTCAGATCGCGCGCGAGATCGCGGAAGCAGCCGACGACGTCGAGATCTCCGTCGTCGTCGGCGGCGGCAACTTCTTCCGCGGCGCGGAGCTCAGCCAGCGCGGCATGGATCGCGGGCGCGCCGACTACATGGGGATGCTGGGCACCGTCATGAACGCTCTCGCGCTGCAGGACTTCCTGGAGCAGGCGGGCGCCGCGACCCGGGTGCAGTCGGCGATCGCGATGACCCAGGTCGCCGAGCCGTACATCCCGCGTCGCGCGCAGCGCCACATGGCCAAGGGGCGTGTCGTGATCTTCGGCGCGGGTGCGGGCCTGCCCTACTTCTCGACCGACACGGTCGCAGCCCAGCGTGCGCTCGAGATCGGCGCGGACGAGGTCCTGGTCGCCAAGAACGGAGTCGACGGCGTCTACACGGCCGACCCGAAGAAGGACCCGACGGCGACGAAGATCGACCGCATCACCTACAACGACGCCCTCGTGCGCGGCCTCAAGGTCGTCGACTCGACCGCGTTCAGCCTCTGCATGGACAACCGGATCGACATGCGCGTGTTCGGCATGGAGCCGGCAGGCAATGTGACCCGGGCGTTGCGCGGCGAGCTCATCGGGACGCTCGTCACGGCCTGA
- a CDS encoding DUF3060 domain-containing protein, whose amino-acid sequence MEPRSLVRRAGLVAVAALAAAALAACTPLVSPRPTVLPTRGATSVPSPTPTPTASGQVLPTPSPSATDSRDCGGAPVTVSDTAGATVLTGDCPTVTIAGAGIEVDLTAARAGTVAINGDRNRVEAASVAALTIGGQSNEADVATLGAITINGDRNQVDASGAAGAVTVSGNDNRVTAASLGAVSDAGSRNTVATR is encoded by the coding sequence GTGGAACCTCGCTCCCTCGTCCGACGTGCAGGGCTGGTCGCCGTCGCCGCGCTCGCCGCCGCGGCGCTCGCCGCGTGCACGCCGCTGGTGAGCCCGCGTCCGACCGTGCTCCCCACCCGCGGGGCCACCAGCGTTCCCTCGCCCACGCCGACGCCCACCGCGAGCGGCCAGGTGCTCCCCACCCCGTCGCCGAGTGCGACGGACTCCCGCGACTGCGGGGGAGCGCCCGTGACCGTCTCCGACACCGCCGGGGCAACCGTGCTCACCGGCGACTGCCCCACGGTCACGATCGCCGGAGCCGGGATCGAGGTCGACCTCACCGCGGCGCGTGCCGGAACCGTCGCGATCAACGGCGACAGAAACCGCGTCGAGGCCGCGAGCGTGGCGGCGCTCACGATCGGCGGACAGAGCAACGAGGCGGATGTCGCGACCCTCGGCGCGATCACGATCAACGGCGACCGCAACCAGGTCGACGCATCGGGCGCGGCAGGTGCGGTCACGGTCTCGGGCAACGACAACCGCGTCACGGCCGCCTCGCTCGGCGCCGTGTCGGACGCCGGTTCGCGCAACACCGTCGCGACCCGCTGA